A single window of Colletotrichum higginsianum IMI 349063 chromosome 8, whole genome shotgun sequence DNA harbors:
- a CDS encoding Gpi inositol-deacylase gives MKGPTMTMAPAVVEPAHASYLHRSHTSDDRPDTAPSGTTSTATTRQRGPSVHGRAAFELPSFDTIPEFDTTLYLDGKGSKEAATPKEKVMPGPVAVRTTRSDPVKPSKPSRDEDKENTREGKQREKDMEKLQKRGRRTSLMERRKSWLPSSRSPSKIKEPPLPERPVMPERPSTHAGDHVGAAASSATPVLPTRPVEPERPRTVSESFATFAKKSWMSTSRSPSPKRIPEPPAPPLPRPSRSRASSNDSIKTAEAARKRPISMLVDPESAASKSAESLKPARTLNRTSTFLTKMKQRPKSMLITLGSGSDSDVNSAPVSTNTLPPPGVAPVNDQRSKKDNHNNIVNNIKKPESKPASVTDSQTTAVTDESWSEMSVNKDTIWSAFRTLDTECGGLATKTMAQRMHMVRVTLLPFLRTYMNHTTNKGLSLEDVERRAIVLNKWWSGLLEMLDSQNQQLAGVDRPVLLEALTMLMMRPEWRQTTTYFMSLADRSPNERVRPRSGTQSTADSSQASSQAFLAESAEHNVRTMFVGNLMKQMQIVVDKMSLRHAPLSLVNWCGKACAYGFFFCPSVAEILVRLWDLRPELIRRAADELGLPKKNSGESEDIMALFPPNLGVLGWQSQKTISARFKERVKLSVMAARIPWFSPWVTRWRGGDTDLFFIFCKYYHILSEEFMPDGLPLLEKARSPGFVLVQAQILACIESTIHRQAEVDAMMNPLPPTDSFYGADAAATSMTVPGNLLKNMAENRLIVLLKDILGESLPVIAAARRTFAEAFLAVTRAAARRVSAFDHSAVFTLCDFLEEALVAYDQLDDLENPNIASGINWSFWLDACRKMLVSDNAMTEVRLLSFIFSTWEAVTANPERKRIVCLDWLLSEETFDTYFNHWCPMVRGYYMRLLCWRICRDSGCANEVDAQIFVAAAARLKTVWAHYLYIRNTADAAGKLPPSTSPCLPTPGKKFMIIRTEVNIPQPGYFNQPFDSFAKIVNGDGVVATATPPEPKEVVAKADNSKKRWSLLGKVLSLGGNGSDSEDNSDTSRKEASSKPATISKRRQGGPPLPPKISTSTASAIATSSDGSSPGASPIFMEQKFVFKFTLTWQPPAVIQPRDRILTRPRLPAPAQAWVSARSRSGSTPPPMPAGLPDPTRRVSGSKKKGLVDEAKNASPLASPTLERKSSVTTVSSSSLARRLSNKFDFENNPDAELMTFDFEGAEKSSASSMSSASSTASSPVEGKTEDEQPLSPPSQPQSQAQQQQKSESRRNGPEPLTQPLRPTGMYTKRAVYTGRALAEWSLVVAECNGFVDRRRDEGVLGLSEVEVPMLTVEGFRKMG, from the exons ACATACGTCCGATGACCGCCCTGACACGGCACCGTCAGGAACAACATCAACGGCAACCACCCGTCAGAGAGGACCGAGCGTGCATGGTCGAGCTGCATTCGAGCTGCCGTCCTTCGATACCATTCCCGAGTTTGACACGACGCTTTATCTCGACGGCAAGGGGTCCAAGGAAGCAGCTACCCCAAAGGAGAAGGTGATGCCGGGTCCGGTGGCCGTCAGGACAACGCGATCCGACCCGGTAAAGCCGTCCAAACCTTCAAgagacgaggacaaggaaaACACCAGAGAAGGAAAGCAAAGGGAGAAGGACATGGAGAAGCTACAGAAGAGAGGCAGGAGGACGTCGTTGATGGAACGCCGGAAATCATGGCTACCGTCATCGAGATCTCCGTCAAAGATCAAggagccgccgctgcccgaGAGGCCCGTGATGCCCGAACGACCCAGCACTCACGCCGGAGACCACGTGGGTGCTGCTGCGTCATCCGCAACCCCGGTACTACCGACGCGACCAGTCGAGCCCGAACGCCCCAGGACGGTATCGGAGAGTTTCGCTACCTTTGCGAAGAAGTCATGGATGTCCACCTCCCGATCACCATCTCCAAAGAGAATCCCAGAACCACCTGCTCCACCCCTacctcgtccttctcgcAGCAGGGCCTCGAGTAACGATTCCATCAAGACTGCCGAGGCGGCGCGCAAGAGGCCCATCTCTATGCTCGTGGACCCTGAGTCCGCCGCTTCCAAGAGCGCCGAGTCCTTGAAGCCGGCACGCACTCTCAACCGGACGAGCACGTTCCTGACCAAGATGAagcagcggccgaagagCATGCTTATCACACTTGGATCGGGCAGCGATTCGGACGTTAACAGCGCGCCTGTGTCAACAAACACCTTGCCACCGCCGGGCGTCGCTCCGGTGAATGATCAGCGCAGTAAGAAGGACAATCACAACAACATCGTCAACAACATCAAAAAGCCCGAATCGAAGCCGGCCTCAGTCACCGATTCTCAAACCACCGCAGTAACGGACGAGTCGTGGAGCGAAATGTCAGTCAACAAGGACACCATTTGGTCTGCCTTCCGGACGCTCGATACTGAGTGCGGAGGTTTGGCCACCAAGACCATGGCTCAGCGGATGCACATGGTACGCGTAACCTTGTTGCCATTTTTGCGGACCTATATGAaccacaccaccaacaaGGGACTCAgcctcgaggatgtcgagcGAAGGGCCATTGTGCTAAACAAGTGGTGGAGCGGTCTGTTGGAGATGTTGGACTCGCAAAACCAGCAgctggccggcgtcgaccgACCGGTTCTGCTTGAAGCTTTGACAATGCTGATGATGCGACCTGAATGGCGACAGACGACGACTTACTTCATGTCTTTGGCGGACCGCTCACCGAACGAGCGTGTGCGGCCTCGATCAGGGACTCAATCGACAGCAGACTCATCGCAAGCATCCAGCCAGGCGTTTCTTGCCGAATCGGCCGAGCACAACGTCCGGACCATGTTTGTGGGCAATCTCATGAAACAGATGCAGATTGTTGTGGACAAGATGTCGCTCCGACACGCGCCTCTCAGTTTGGTCAATTGGTGCGGCAAGGCCTGCGCATacggcttcttcttttgccCGTCCGTCGCCGAAATCCTCGTCCGCTTATGGGATCTGCGGCCAGAACTCATCAGGCGGGCAGCTGATGAGCTTGGCTTGCCAAAAAAGAACAGTGGTGAAAGCGAGGATATCATGGCACTTTTCCCACCAAATCTTGGGGTTCTCGGCTGGCAATCGCAGAAGACCATCAGCGCCCGCTTTAAGGAGAGGGTCAAGCTTTCTGTCATGGCAGCGAGAATTCCTTGGTTCAGTCCTTGGGTGACTAGGTGGCGCGGCGGCGATACTGACTTATTCTTCATTTTCTGCAAGTACTACCATATTCTGTCCGAGGAGTTCATGCCAGATGGGCTGCCGCTGCTTGAAAAGGCCCGTTCTCCGGGTTTCGTGCTGGTTCAGGCACAGATTCTCGCTTGTATCGAGTCTACGATCCATCGACAGGCCGAAGTGGATGCGATGATGAATCCGCTGCCGCCCACAGACTCGTTttacggcgccgacgccgcggccaCTTCGATGACAGTCCCAGGAAACCTGCTGAAAAACATGGCCGAGAACCGTCTCATCGTGTTGCTGAAAGACATTCTGGGCGAATCGCTACCCGTCATCGCTGCCGCAAGACGAACTTTTGCCGAAGCTTTCCTAGCTGTAACCCGCGCTGCTGCCCGTCGGGTATCTGCCTTTGACCACAGCGCCGTTTTCACGCTGTGTGATTTCTTGGAAGAGGCATTGGTGGCCTACGACCAACTGGACGATCTCGAAAACCCCAACATTGCCAGCGGGATCAACTGGTCTTTTTGGCTTGATGCATGTCGGAAAATGCTCGTCTCTGACAACGCCATGACGGAAGTCCGACTGCTCTCATTCATCTTCTCGACCTGGGAAGCGGTCACTGCGAACCCCGAGCGGAAGAGAATCGTGTGTTTGGACTGGTTGCTTTCCGAAGAGACGTTCGACACCTACTTCAACCACTGGTGTCCAATGGTGCGTGGCTACTACATGCGCCTGCTCTGCTGGCGGATTTGTCGAGACTCCGGCTGCGCAAATGAAGTTGATGC TCAAATCTtcgtcgctgctgctgcccgtcTCAAGACCGTCTGGGCGCATTACCTCTACATTCGCAACACCGCAGACGCCGCAGGAAAACTCCCTCCCTCTACCTCACCTTGTCTCCCTACGCCTGGCAAGAAGTTCATGATCATCCGCACAGAGGTCAACATTCCGCAGCCCGGCTATTTCAACCAGCCCTTCGATTCATTCGCCAAAATCGTTAATGGCGATGGGGTTGTTGCAACCGCGACACCGCCAGAGCCGAAGGAGGTCGTTGCCAAGGCAGATAACAGCAAGAAACGATGGTCTCTGCTCGGAAAGGTGCTTTCTTTGGGTGGCAACGGCTCTGACAGCGAGGATAACAGCGACACGTCGCGCAAGGAAGCGTCATCGAAGCCGGCCACAATCTCGAagcgtcgtcaaggaggtcCGCCACTGCCGCCCAAGATCTCCACTTCTACCGCCTCCGCCATCGCAACTTCTTCTGATGGCAGCTCCCCGGGCGCCTCGCCTATCTTCATGGAGCAGAAGTTCGTCTTCAAGTTCACGTTGACCTGGCAGCCCCCTGCCGTTATCCAGCCGCGCGATCGCATCCTCACACGCCCACGTCTCCCCGCCCCGGCGCAGGCGTGGGTCAGTGCCCGGTCTAGGAGTGGGAGCACGCCTCCTCCGATGCCTGCCGGTCTGCCGGACCCCACCCGACGTGTCTCCGGTTCAAAGAAGAAGGGTCTCGTTGATGAAGCCAAGAACGCTAGTCCACTTGCATCTCCGACACTTGAACGCAAGTCGTCCGTCACCACAgtgtcctcgtcctcgcttGCACGCAGGCTCAGCAACAAGTTTGACTTTGAGAATAACCCCGATGCGGAGCTGATGACGTTCGACTTTGAAGGCGCGGAGAagtcctcggcatcgtcaaTGTCATCCGCCTCGTCCACGGCTTCATCGCCTGTTGAAGGCAAGACCGAGGACGAGCAGCCACTGTCGCCCCCGTCTCAGCCTCAATCTcaggcccagcagcagcaaaagTCTGAGAGCCGTAGGAATGGACCCGAGCCTTTGACGCAGCCCCTTCGCCCTACGGGCATGTACACCAAGCGTGCCGTTTATACCGGTCGCGCGCTGGCGGAGTGGAGCCTTGTCGTTGCGGAGTGCAATGGTTTCGTCGATCGGAGACGGGACGAAGGCGTTCTTGGCCTCAGTGAGGTTGAGGTTCCGATGTTGACGGTCGAAGGCTTCCGTAAGATGGGTTAA
- a CDS encoding Glutathione-dependent formaldehyde-activating enzyme, translated as MSRPDLSSIFPLEGGCACGNIRYSLNASPLVVHCCHCTCCQRETGTAFALNAVVEGDQVTLLPSAPSAPWLQPLASFPESVRDSWTPKRLRPGVSHDTKQAGSSGVETSDKFEKDIPSPVLLPVPSDSGVLQHIARCPVCFVPVWSNYGAGPLIKFVRVGTLDRPALLRGPDAHIFMRSKQTFFEVADDGKPCFKGFYPTKEGVWSPEALARQDKLLVRILEWRKENGLDG; from the coding sequence ATGTCTCGCCCAGACCTTTCTTCTATATTCCCTCTCGAGGGCGGCTGTGCCTGCGGCAACATCCGGTACTCCCTCAATGCCTCGCCCCTCGTCGTACACTGCTGCCATTGCACTTGCTGCCAGCGTGAGACCGGCACCGCCTTCGCACTCAACGCCGTGGTCGAGGGAGACCAGGTGACTCTCCTTCCAAGTGCTCCTTCCGCCCCATGGCTCCAGCCATTGGCGTCCTTTCCCGAATCCGTTCGCGATAGCTGGACCCCCAAGAGACTTAGACCCGGCGTAAGCCATGACACCAAACAGGCGGGCAGCTCTGGCGTTGAGACCAGCGACAAGTTCGAAAAAGACATTCCTTCACCCGTTCTCCTACCCGTTCCTTCAGATTCAGGTGTCCTGCAGCACATCGCTCGCTGCCCCGTCTGCTTTGTGCCCGTCTGGAGCAACTACGGCGCTGGCCCTTTGATCAAATTCGTTCGTGTCGGTACCCTCGACCGCCCAGCTCTGCTGCGCGGCCCGGACGCCCACATATTCATGCGTAGCAAGCAAACCTTTTTCGAGGTCGCTGACGATGGAAAGCCTTGCTTCAAAGGGTTTTACCCGACTAAAGAGGGCGTGTGGAGTCCTGAGGCCTTGGCTCGTCAGGATAAGCTTCTTGTCCGTATTCTTGAGTGGCGGAAGGAGAACGGCCTGGACGGATAG